The following are from one region of the Lytechinus variegatus isolate NC3 chromosome 4, Lvar_3.0, whole genome shotgun sequence genome:
- the LOC121413489 gene encoding pre-mRNA-splicing factor SYF2-like encodes MAASCDQTKDVPSSSSSRPGSSSGSGVKSEAQKKMERMNRLKNLHLKRNEARKLNHVELVEEDRRNKLPVNHEAQKRRNEWILKDEEDRKQAEARGEDYERVKMLNMSAEEAERFERKKKKKNPDQGFADYEQATFRQYQRLTKQMKPDLDGYERQKEKLGDDIYPDQDTLTQVEFKDTEEGINRMVDDLNKQIEKREKYSRRRAFNEEDDVDYINERNMRFNKKIERFYGKYTAEIKQNLERGTAV; translated from the exons ATGGCAGCTTCCTGTGATCAG ACCAAGGATGTTCCATCCTCTTCCTCAAGCAGACCAGGGTCATCGTCAGGGTCAGGGGTCAAATCAGAGGCACAGAAGAAGATGGAGAGAATGAACAGACTTAAGAACCTTCATCTCAAGAGG AATGAAGCAAGAAAGTTAAATCATGTGGAGCTTGTTGAGGAGGATAGAAGGAACAAATTACCTGTTAACCATGAAGCACAAAAGAGAAGAAATGAATGGATTCTTAAAGATGAAGAAGATAGGAAG CAAGCTGAAGCTAGAGGGGAAGACTATGAAAGAGTGAAGATGTTAAATATGTCAGCAGAGGAAGCGGAGAGAtttgaaaggaagaaaaagaagaagaatcctGATCAGGGCTTTGCAG ACTACGAACAGGCTACCTTCCGTCAGTATCAGCGTCTAACCAAACAGATGAAGCCAGACCTAGATGGTTATGAGAGGCAGAAAGAGAAGCTAGGAGATGACATCTATCCTGATCAAGATACTCTCACTCAGGTTGAATTCAAGGATACAGAAGAAGGCATTAATAGGATGGTGGATGACCTCAATAAACA GattgaaaagagagagaagtaCAGCAGGAGAAGAGCGTTCAACGAGGAGGATGACGTTGATTACATCAATGAACGTAACATGAGATTCAACAAGAAGATTGAACGTTTCTATGGAAAGTACACTGCAGAGATCAAACAGAACCTTGAGAGAGGAACTGCTGTGTAG